A DNA window from Impatiens glandulifera chromosome 7, dImpGla2.1, whole genome shotgun sequence contains the following coding sequences:
- the LOC124944593 gene encoding probable cyclic nucleotide-gated ion channel 5, with protein sequence MFDKSQCLGGQREKFVRLDDLDSRSSSPSAAAMNKCAFGIDGLTRVAHAANIPSKSSKIDMKNNAKGPEGVKSLGGRSFRFYRAVFPEDLKVSEKKIFDPQDRFLQLWNRFFVVSCILAVFVDPFFFYLPVFNLSSNCLGIDRKLAVIATTLRTIVDAFYLIRMALQFRTAYIAPSSRVFGRGELVIDSAQIAKRYLRSYFIVDFLAILPLPQIVVWNFLKGSKGSDVLATKQALLFIVLLQYIPRFFRIIPLTTEMKRTAGVFAETAWAGAVSYLLLYMLASHIVGAFWYLFSVERNDTCWNMACNQNKGVCNTRYLYCSSQVLSGYESWKNVSDSVLNSTCSPDSDKPQFDFGIFKQALQSGIVATNNFTSKYCYCLWWGLQNLSTLGQGLQTSTYPWESLFSIALAILGLILFALLIGNMQTYLQSLTIRLEEMRVKRRDSEQWMHHRMLPQDLRERVRRYDQYKWLETRGVDEESLVQTLPKDLRRDIKRHLCLALVKRVPLFENMDERLLDAICERLKPRLYTENTYLLREGDPVDEMLFIIRGRLESVTTDGGRSGFFNRSFLKEGDFCGDELLTWALDPRSGSNLPSSTRTVKALKEVEAFALVAEELKFVAGQFRRLHSRQVQHTFRFYSQQWRTWAACFIQAAWRRYGKRKVMEIRRKEEEEAEALAASRSSGSYSLGATFLASRFAANALRGVHRNRNLKSARTLVKFQKPPEPDFSADAD encoded by the exons ATGTTTGACAAGTCACAGTGCTTGGGTGGTCAAAGGGAGAAGTTTGTGAG GTTGGATGATCTGGATTCAAGATCATCTTCTCCATCTGCTGCTGCAATGAACAAATGTGCATTTGGTATTGATGGTTTAACTCGTGTTGCTCACGCTGCTAATATTCCATCAAAGTCTTCTAAGATAGACATGAAGAATAATGCTAAAGGACCGGAAGGAGTTAAGTCACTTGGTGGAAGGTCATTCAGATTTTATAGGGCAGTGTTTCCGGAAGACCTTAAGGTGTCAgagaagaaaatatttgatCCTCAGGACAGATTCCTTCAGCTTTGGAATAGGTTCTTTGTTGTATCATGTATTTTGGCGGTTTTCGTGGatccttttttcttttatctaccTGTGTTCAATTTATCATCAAATTGTTTGGGCATTGATAGAAAATTGGCTGTGATAGCTACAACTCTACGAACAATTGTAGATGCTTTCTACCTGATTCGTATGGCACTGCAATTTAGGACAGCTTATATTGCTCCATCATCTCGAGTGTTTGGAAGAGGCGAGCTTGTGATTGATTCAGCACAAATAGCTAAGCGGTATCTTAGGAGCTATTTTATTGTTGATTTTCTCGCTATTCTTCCTCTTCCACAG ATTGTAGTGTGGAACTTCCTCAAGGGTTCAAAAGGTTCTGATGTACTAGCTACAAAACAAGCTCTTCTTTTCATTGTGTTACTTCAATACATACCTCGATTTTTCCGGATCATACCTTTAACGACTGAAATGAAAAGAACTGCTGGTGTCTTTGCTGAAACTGCATGGGCTGGCGCAGTATCCTATTTGCTGTTGTACATGCTTGCCAGTCAT ATTGTTGGAGCTTTCTGGTACTTATTCTCTGTGGAACGTAACGATACATGCTGGAATATGGCTTGCAATCAAAACAAGGGAGTGTGTAACACGCGTTACCTGTATTGCAGCAGCCAAGTCCTGTCTGGTTACGAAAGTTGGAAGAACGTCAGTGATTCAGTTCTTAATTCGACATGTTCTCCAGATAGTGACAAACCCCAATTTGATTTTGGGATCTTCAAACAGGCTTTGCAATCTGGCATTGTTGCAACCAATAATTTTACTTCTAAATACTGTTACTGTCTGTGGTGGGGACTTCAGAATCTAAG TACTCTTGGCCAGGGACTTCAAACGAGCACTTATCCATGGGAGTCTCTATTCTCGATAGCATTAGCCATTTTAGGCCTGATCTTGTTTGCTCTTTTAATTGGAAATATGCAG ACCTATCTTCAATCTCTCACGATCCGTCTGGAGGAAATGAGAGTGAAAAGACGAGATTCAGAGCAGTGGATGCATCATCGCATGCTTCCGCAAGATCTAAGAGAACGTGTAAGGCGATATGACCAGTACAAATGGTTGGAAACACGTGGAGTTGACGAGGAAAGTCTGGTTCAGACTTTACCCAAAGATCTTAGAAGGGACATTAAACGACATCTTTGTCTTGCTTTGGTCAAAAGG gttCCACTATTTGAGAATATGGACGAGAGGCTATTAGATGCAATATGCGAGCGGTTGAAGCCACGTTTATACACAGAGAACACCTACTTACTCCGTGAAGGAGACCCAGTCGACGAAATGCTCTTCATTATACGCGGGCGTCTGGAGAGCGTAACGACAGACGGAGGCCGGAGCGGTTTCTTCAACCGCAGTTTCTTAAAAGAAGGTGATTTCTGCGGAGATGAGCTTCTAACATGGGCACTTGATCCAAGATCAGGTTCAAACCTCCCATCTTCAACTCGAACAGTGAAAGCTTTAAAAGAGGTAGAAGCATTTGCGTTAGTAGCGGAGGAGCTTAAATTTGTTGCGGGTCAGTTCAGGCGTTTACATAGCCGACAGGTACAACACACTTTCCGGTTCTACTCGCAGCAATGGCGGACATGGGCTGCTTGCTTTATACAGGCTGCATGGCGAAGGTATGGAAAGAGGAAGGTGATGGAAATTCGTAGGAAAGAGGAGGAAGAAGCGGAGGCTTTGGCTGCTAGCCGTAGTTCTGGATCATATAGTCTGGGAGCCACTTTTCTTGCTTCTAGGTTTGCTGCGAATGCACTCCGTGGGGTTCATAGGAATAGGAATCTTAAGAGTGCCAGAACTCTTGTCAAATTTCAGAAGCCACCTGAGCCAGATTTTTCTGCTGAtgctgattga
- the LOC124945752 gene encoding uncharacterized protein LOC124945752 isoform X1 translates to MAFNFRHWNNHAALWHQQPPSGELIFFAGHALREDFHGLSSFRQHIQYFPLHPMDPHFAIQREMEKKIIREEIIEAEILRRRLLEEEVRRELMLERHMALHGELESIHPSSMLSDHRSSDFQSETTSIEKRLEGSESRPFQRSSKPMILEVKPRSLVSEGNPITMQGKPIMHLSGLKRKADTPLEAVSTDGLPISASSKKTMWSCSLCHVDATCESGLKAHLNGKKHKCKELKLRRNNNNNNNIEENKLEPLEEGEIETLLEAKTDSLPKKEEEEDSTVKKKVEESNEVGEMKVKTEEGEIEDKMKTDNSNKLKLRCDICKVGPLDLKPMRDHKMGKKHLRNVKLFGGRVIPTVIKKILPDN, encoded by the exons ATGGCTTTCAATTTTCGACACTGGAACAATCACGCAGCGCTTTGGCATCAGCAGCCTCCTTCCGGCGAACTGATTTTCTTTGCCGGCCATGCACTTAGAG agGATTTTCATGGGTTGTCCAGTTTCAGACAGCACATCCAGTACTTTCCCCTCCACCCCATGGATCCTCACTTTGCTATTCAAAGAGAAATGGAGAAAAAGATAATCAGAGAGGAAATTATAGAGGCTGAAATATTAAGGAGACGTCTGTTGGAAGAGGAGGTGCGGAGAGAATTGATGCTTGAGAGACATATGGCATTGCACGGGGAGCTTGAGTCCATTCACCCATCTTCAATGTTGTCCGATCACAGAAGCTCAGATTTTCAATCTGAAACTACATCTATCGAGAAAAGACTTGAGGGCTCGGAGTCTAGGCCATTTCAGCGCAGCTCAAAGCCTATGATCTTAGAGGTCAAACCTCGTTCCTTAGTTAGTGAAGGGAACCCCATAACAATG CAGGGTAAGCCTATAATGCACCTCTCTGGATTGAAGCGTAAAGCCGATACACCTCTGGAGGCAGTTAGCACTGATGGGCTGCCCATTTCAGCCAGCTCAAAGAAAACTATGTGGAGTTGTTCCCTTTGCCATGTTGATGCTACATGTGAGTCAGGTTTGAAGGCTCATCTAAATGGGAAGAAGCACAAATGCAAGGAGCTAAAATTAAGacgaaataataataataacaataatattgaGGAGAATAAACTGGAGCCTCTGGAGGAAGGAGAAATTGAAACATTGCTAGAAGCTAAGACAGATTCCCTGCccaagaaagaagaagaagaagattctaCTGTGAAGAAGAAGGTAGAAGAAAGTAATGAAGTTGGTGAAATGAAAGTAAAGACTGAGGAGGGAGAAATTGAAGATAAAATGAAAACCGACAACTCGAATAAGCTTAAGCTCCGGTGCGATATATGTAAGGTTGGACCCTTGGATCTTAAGCCGATGAGAGATCATAAGATGGGAAAGAAGCATTTGAGAAATGTTAAACTTTTTGGAGGAAGAGTCATTCCTACAGTTATCAAAAAAATTCTTCCAGACAACTGA
- the LOC124945752 gene encoding uncharacterized protein LOC124945752 isoform X2 encodes MAFNFRHWNNHAALWHQQPPSGELIFFAGHALREDFHGLSSFRQHIQYFPLHPMDPHFAIQREMEKKIIREEIIEAEILRRRLLEEEVRRELMLERHMALHGELESIHPSSMLSDHRSSDFQSETTSIEKRLEGSESRPFQRSSKPMILEVKPRSLVSEGNPITMGKPIMHLSGLKRKADTPLEAVSTDGLPISASSKKTMWSCSLCHVDATCESGLKAHLNGKKHKCKELKLRRNNNNNNNIEENKLEPLEEGEIETLLEAKTDSLPKKEEEEDSTVKKKVEESNEVGEMKVKTEEGEIEDKMKTDNSNKLKLRCDICKVGPLDLKPMRDHKMGKKHLRNVKLFGGRVIPTVIKKILPDN; translated from the exons ATGGCTTTCAATTTTCGACACTGGAACAATCACGCAGCGCTTTGGCATCAGCAGCCTCCTTCCGGCGAACTGATTTTCTTTGCCGGCCATGCACTTAGAG agGATTTTCATGGGTTGTCCAGTTTCAGACAGCACATCCAGTACTTTCCCCTCCACCCCATGGATCCTCACTTTGCTATTCAAAGAGAAATGGAGAAAAAGATAATCAGAGAGGAAATTATAGAGGCTGAAATATTAAGGAGACGTCTGTTGGAAGAGGAGGTGCGGAGAGAATTGATGCTTGAGAGACATATGGCATTGCACGGGGAGCTTGAGTCCATTCACCCATCTTCAATGTTGTCCGATCACAGAAGCTCAGATTTTCAATCTGAAACTACATCTATCGAGAAAAGACTTGAGGGCTCGGAGTCTAGGCCATTTCAGCGCAGCTCAAAGCCTATGATCTTAGAGGTCAAACCTCGTTCCTTAGTTAGTGAAGGGAACCCCATAACAATG GGTAAGCCTATAATGCACCTCTCTGGATTGAAGCGTAAAGCCGATACACCTCTGGAGGCAGTTAGCACTGATGGGCTGCCCATTTCAGCCAGCTCAAAGAAAACTATGTGGAGTTGTTCCCTTTGCCATGTTGATGCTACATGTGAGTCAGGTTTGAAGGCTCATCTAAATGGGAAGAAGCACAAATGCAAGGAGCTAAAATTAAGacgaaataataataataacaataatattgaGGAGAATAAACTGGAGCCTCTGGAGGAAGGAGAAATTGAAACATTGCTAGAAGCTAAGACAGATTCCCTGCccaagaaagaagaagaagaagattctaCTGTGAAGAAGAAGGTAGAAGAAAGTAATGAAGTTGGTGAAATGAAAGTAAAGACTGAGGAGGGAGAAATTGAAGATAAAATGAAAACCGACAACTCGAATAAGCTTAAGCTCCGGTGCGATATATGTAAGGTTGGACCCTTGGATCTTAAGCCGATGAGAGATCATAAGATGGGAAAGAAGCATTTGAGAAATGTTAAACTTTTTGGAGGAAGAGTCATTCCTACAGTTATCAAAAAAATTCTTCCAGACAACTGA
- the LOC124945216 gene encoding uncharacterized protein LOC124945216: MMSKRMKLGVSLAPSSSGSYEDAKTRLKHQTLLQEYQELQMDTDIIRDNLDAIKKRKLILLAEVRFLRLKHKNLIEANYQAPTIQQQQQQQNLKKTNSKSNPRQLSIRKDKGVKISNSNNKNKKIDKASSSAAQKPFHFAKPKEKGNKPTAMSFDSSKERLISKNGSVFLGGGGGKDKAPFFDLNQISREELEFQDEEEEPMRIEEMKRSVAMTREGADEHAGELKLAMCRNMGNGNHRTTGGKRKISWQDPVALKV; encoded by the exons ATGATGTCTAAGAGGATGAAATTAGGGGTTTCTTTAGCTCCATCTTCTTCTGGGTCATATGAAGATGCAAAGACCAGGCTAAAGCATCAGACTCTTTTGCAGGAATACCAAGAACTGCAGATG GACACTGATATTATTAGAGACAACTTGGATGCCATTAAGAAGAGAAAGTTGATCCTGCTTGCTGAAGTCAG GTTCCTTAGACTGAAACACAAGAATCTTATAGAAGCAAACTATCAAGCACCCACAAtacagcaacaacaacaacaacaaaatctAAAGAAGACAAACAGCAAGAGTAATCCTCGACAACTTTCCATTCGCAAGGACAAGGGTGTAAAAATCtctaatagtaataataaaaataagaagatCGATAAAGCTTCCTCCTCCGCAGCTCAAAAGCCATTTCATTTTGCAAAACCGAAAGAGAAGGGGAATAAACCAACAGCCATGAGTTTTGATTCTAGTAAAGAAAGATTGATTTCTAAAAACGGAAGTGTCTTCttgggaggaggaggaggaaaggACAAAGCTCCATTCTTTGACCTGAATCAGATATCG AGAGAGGAGCTGGAGTttcaagatgaagaagaagagccAATGAGGATTGAAGAGATGAAGAGATCTGTTGCGATGACGAGGGAAGGAGCAGATGAACACGCTGGCGAATTGAAGTTAGCGATGTGTAGGAATATGGGGAATGGTAATCATCGAACAACAGGAGGGAAGAGGAAGATTTCATGGCAAGATCCAGTTGCTTTGAAGGTCTGA
- the LOC124945361 gene encoding uncharacterized protein LOC124945361: MGGGNKKMNKARSRKPSASSGRALFVEGGILSDWSPSSSFPKGRNPSNRKDNSRSVSRSGYSDRGETSGSRSESQKSKGINYVYPAIYFQEDGQDSLEESQPIVLVDSKKAKIVAYVDNTPSTGSKTMEYTYSYGPNFSLDDGSHRGLGFCDEVEANQTVESSMTMEEQTVSYSHMSSSDVEMGGPGCCGHGLTSHSCEDPSMVSPSEKNPGFLTIGGLKLYTQDISDGEDDVDEEELADEESSSSSGELETSSDSDDSENTYGSYSDIDDNIAEDYLEGIGGMDEFLKMRMKDVDDDESSSDGTLEKKLGGIALQEASREYGMKKSTRRKDKGKGIDTRVWSSGLDDLMLVKDRRKNISSSFPQSWPSMDRKSKNWSKFPGEKKKYRKKVIAQKRQERMIRRGVDLEQINIKLQKIVLDGIDMFCFQPMHSRDCSQVRRLASIYHLGSMYQGSGKKRIVTVTRTASSSMPSASDKIRLQKLMGDSNKKDDFSINGLKAVKVDRNTSKKQFESAKGKSKGSANKVSYSSQPLSFVSSGIMLSKSIEENSIETKETNDASGSSMKYGAFEMHTTGFGSKMLAKMGFTEGSGLGKDGRGITEPIEAIQRPKALGLGAKASETASQPQQPSTSSKPRRNASVVLSEGEGNRKCGKIEMGKCGKIEMEKSGAFEKHTKGFGSKMMAKMGFVEGSGLGKDSQGMVKPINAVRRPKALGLGAEKRAEKR, encoded by the exons ATGGGGGGAGGTAACAAGAAAATGAATAAGGCCCGGAGCCGCAAGCCATCGGCGTCTTCTGGTCGAGCTCTTTTCGTAGAGGGTGGTATCTTGTCCGATTGGTCACCGAGTTCATCTTTCCCAAAAG GAAGAAATCCAAGTAATAGGAAGGATAATTCAAGGTCTGTGTCAAGATCTGGCTATTCTGATAGAGGGGAAACGTCTGGATCAAGGAGTGAATCTCAAAAAAGTAAAGGAATCAATTACGTTTATCCTGCAATTTATTTCCAG GAAGATGGTCAGGACAGTTTAGAAGAGTCACAACCCATTGTTCTGGTTGATTCAAAGAAAGCCAAGATTGTTGCTTATGTAGACAATACACCTTCCACGGGAAGCAAAACAATGGAATATACTTACAGTTATGGTCCAAATTTCTCACTAGATGATGGTTCTCACCGAGGATTGGGGTTTTGTGATGAAGTGGAAGCAAACCAAACTGTTGAATCATCCATGACAATGGAAGAACAAACTGTTTCTTATTCTCATATGTCATCCTCAGATGTAGAGATGGGTGGACCTGGTTGCTGTGGCCATGGTTTAACTTCACATTCATGTGAAGATCCTTCTATGGTGTCACCTTCAGAGAAAAACCCCGGGTTTTTGACAATTGGAGGTTTGAAATTATACACGCAAGATATTTCGGATGGTGAAGATGATGTAGATGAAGAAGAATTAGCTGATGAGGAAAGCTCATCAAGTTCTGGAGAATTGGAGACCTCATCTGATAGTGATGATTCTGAAAATACCTATGGAAGTTATTCAGACATAGATGACAATATTGCAGAGGATTACCTCGAAGGAATTGGTGGAATggatgaatttttaaaaatgcgCATGAaagatgttgatgatgatgagagtTCTTCTGATGGCACTTTGGAAAAGAAGTTGGGTGGGATTGCTCTTCAGGAAGCATCAAGAGAATATGGAATGAAGAAATCAACAAGACGGAAGGACAAAGGAAAAGGAATTGATACTCGTGTTTGGTCTTCTGGTTTAGATGACCTTATGCTTGTAAAGGATCGGAGAAAGAACATTTCTTCTAGCTTCCCTCAGTCCTGGCCTTCCATGGACCGAAAGAGTAAAAATTGGAGTAAATTTCCTG GTGAAAAGAAGAAATATCGCAAAAAAGTCATTGCTCAAAAGCGTCAAGAGAGAATGATCCGCCGTGGTGTTGATCTTGAGCAGATAAATATA AAGTTGCAAAAGATTGTTCTTGATGGGATTGATATGTTTTGCTTCCAACCAATGCACTCCAGGGACTGTTCACAG GTGCGAAGATTGGCTTCTATCTATCATTTGGGGAGTATGTATCAGGGTTCGGGCAAGAAAAG AATTGTGACAGTCACCCGAACAGCATCTTCTTCTATGCCATCCGCCAGTGACAAGATTCGTCTACAGAAA TTGATGGGAGACTCTAATAAGAAAGATGACTTTTCCATCAATGGTCTAAAGGCAGTTAAAGTCGACAGAAACACAAGTAAGAAGCAATTTGAATCTGCTAAAGGAAAATCAAAAGGGAGTGCAAATAAAGTATCATATTCTTCTCAGCCTCTCTCTTTCGTATCAAGTGGTATCATGTTATCTAAATCCATAGAAGAAAATTCAATCGAGACAAAAGAGACAAATGATGCTTCTGGAAGCTCAATGAAATATGGTGCCTTTGAGATGCATACGACAGGCTTCGGGTCGAAGATGCTTGCCAAGATGGGATTCACAGAGGGAAGTGGCCTTGGAAAAGATGGTCGAGGAATTACAGAACCTATTGAGGCAATCCAAAGGCCCAAGGCTCTCGGTTTGGGTGCTAAAGCTTCTGAAACGGCCAGCCAACCACAACAACCTAGTACTAGTAGCAAACCGAGAAGAAATGCAAGTGTGGTATTATCTGAAGGAGAGGGTAATCGGAAATGTGGGAAGATTGAGATGGGGAAATGTGGGAAGATTGAGATGGAGAAATCAGGAGCTTTTGAGAAACATACAAAAGGATTTGGTTCAAAAATGATGGCCAAGATGGGTTTTGTGGAAGGATCGGGTCTTGGTAAAGATTCGCAAGGAATGGTGAAACCAATTAATGCAGTTAGGCGGCCTAAAGCTCTAGGACTGGGGGCAGAAAAACGTGCAGAAAAAcgttaa